The following is a genomic window from Niabella soli DSM 19437.
CGTACGTATTCGGTGGCGGAGTCGGAACGGTTGCCGCGTTCCTGGTAGCGCCATCCGTCTTTAAAAACGATATCCAGGAACCGTTTGTCGGGGGAGGGGCGCATGGTGCCGCTTTTGGCGATCACAAAGTTATCCTGCAGGGCGCCATATGCATTATTTTCAAAAACAATTACATCCCGTATGGTGCTGTCGTCCTTTTCTTTTTTCCCGATTTTAATAGCAAAACGGTCCAGCTTGTCATAAAAGACACCTTCTTTGATATCAAAGGCTGGCTTGGCCAACACGATATCAGAGAGCATGGTGCGGGATTTTAGTTGCGCCACCGGGATAATATAGTTGGCAAAAAGAAAGGCGCAAAAACTGATAAAAAGCGATACAAAAACCAGGGGGCGCATAAAACGGAGCAACGATATTCCCGAGGATTTGACGGCCACCAGCTCAAAAGATTCGCCCAGGTTGCCGAAAGTCATTAATGAAGACAACAGCACGGCCAGGGGCAGGGCCAGCGGGATCAATACCGCGCTCTGGTACCAGATAAATTTCAGAATGGTGAATGCATCCAGCCCTTTGCCCACAAAATCATCGATCCACAACCAAAAGAACTGCATTACCAGTACAAAGAGCGTAATGAAAAAAGTGGCCACAAACGGGCCAATAAATGATTTAATAATTAGTTTGTCTAACTTTTTCAATTCCTTCCTGTTTCTGGTCTGCTGTACCTGGTACCTGGATCATGGTTTATAGTTAAGGGTTCATAGCTCACGCGCCATGAACTATGATCTATTTGCCATAAACTCTTTAATTTGCAAATAACGCATACAATAATGGAACAAACAAAATTAAGCCTTTCTGCACAGGAGCTGGCAATGGTCACCGACCCCGGAATTATTTTAACAAAGAATGGGGTTTTGCAAAAAATGCAGTCAGCATTGTATGCGCTTTATGCCTGGCAGCAGGATTTTGTGGCAAAGAACAACGGGTTGCCGGCGGCGTTATTTGAAACGAACGGGAAAGTGGCTAAAGGCGAAAGTTATAAGGGGTTACCGTATGTTTTGCTCGATTACCCCCGTAATTTCAGGCAGGGTCATTTTTTTTCTATAAGGAGCCTCTTCTGGTGGGGCCGGCAGGTAAGTACAACGTTGCATCTTTCAGGAAACCAGGTACAGCGGTGGGCGCCCCTGTTATGCCGGCGCATAAGCTGTTTACAGGAACATCATTTTTATTTGAGTTATAGCGGTGATGAGTGGGAGCATGACCTAAGCGAAGATACCTACAGCCCGCTTGCTGAAATGACGATTGACGAACTACAGCGCATCACTGCCCATAGCCGGTTTCTTAAAATAGCTTCCTTTATAGCCATTGGCCAGCTCATTGACGCGCCGGAGTTCTGGCGGAACCGCTTCCGCACGCTACTGGAAATTCTTTTTAAACCTGAGGAAGGCGGGGCTGTTTAGATTTAATTGATCAGAGAGGTCAGTTACCCAGGCGATGGAATAATTCCTTGACCTGGTAATCCCAAAGCTGGCTTTGGTCTTTAAGCTCTCTTTTTTCCGCGAAATCGGTGATTACAAGGATGGTCTGGTTCGTAATTTCAGATTTATCGATACGGAACTCAAAATATTCGCTTTTTGGCGCGCCCACCCAATGGAAGCGGATAAAACGCTCTTCTTCCTGGTCCAGTACTTCCGCTTCTTCTGTAGAACCGTTCCAACCAAAATAGAAATGCCCGTTCCTTTCGTCCACTGTTTCCGCAAACCACTCACCCAACCCGTTTGATGTAGCCAAAAATTCATATAAAATGGTCGGGGAACAACGAACCGGGAACTCAAGTGTATATAGCTGTTTACTCATCTCTGTTGGGTATATTTAATAATCCAATTCGCTACAATAATATTAAAATTATATTACTGTCAAAATTTTTTTTAAAAATCAGGGGTTTAGGAGGATAGTGGGGTGGTTTTTGATGAATTAAACACTTTTTAACCTGCAATACCAAAATTTGCACAATTTTGATATTGCAAAAACGGTGCAATGG
Proteins encoded in this region:
- a CDS encoding START-like domain-containing protein, with product MSKQLYTLEFPVRCSPTILYEFLATSNGLGEWFAETVDERNGHFYFGWNGSTEEAEVLDQEEERFIRFHWVGAPKSEYFEFRIDKSEITNQTILVITDFAEKRELKDQSQLWDYQVKELFHRLGN